One window of Streptomyces sp. SUK 48 genomic DNA carries:
- a CDS encoding ATP-binding cassette domain-containing protein: MQEPRAVVALNDVAVHRRTTGQEIVLDGIDWTVRAGEHWALLGANGAGKTTLLRLVGAAMHPTLGTVEVLGDRLGRVDMRELRARVGLVSAAQKVPPDLTAHSVVLTGATGTVQPLWREYGAATRERARGLLAELGCKEFADRRFGDCSGGQRARILVCRALMADPALLLLDEPFNALDLPSREDLVDALQRLAADQGALATITVTHYLEELPPSTTHAFLLKEGRELASGPVDGVLTPDNLTLCYGRPVHVARHDGRWYARSGR, translated from the coding sequence ATCCAGGAACCCCGCGCCGTCGTCGCCCTGAACGATGTCGCCGTCCACCGGCGTACCACCGGGCAGGAGATCGTCCTCGACGGGATCGACTGGACCGTCCGGGCCGGTGAGCACTGGGCGCTGCTGGGGGCCAACGGGGCCGGGAAGACCACCCTGCTGCGGCTCGTCGGGGCGGCCATGCATCCCACCCTCGGGACCGTCGAGGTCCTCGGTGACCGGCTCGGCCGCGTCGACATGCGCGAACTGCGGGCGCGCGTCGGTCTGGTGTCCGCCGCGCAGAAGGTCCCGCCGGACCTGACCGCCCACAGCGTCGTCCTCACGGGCGCGACCGGGACGGTGCAGCCGCTGTGGCGGGAGTACGGCGCCGCGACCCGCGAGCGTGCCCGCGGCCTGCTCGCCGAGCTGGGGTGCAAGGAGTTCGCCGACCGCCGCTTCGGTGACTGCTCGGGCGGCCAGCGGGCCCGGATCCTCGTCTGCCGTGCGCTGATGGCGGACCCGGCGCTGCTCCTGCTCGACGAGCCGTTCAACGCCCTCGACCTCCCCTCCCGCGAGGACCTCGTGGACGCGCTGCAGCGGCTCGCGGCCGACCAGGGCGCTCTCGCCACCATCACGGTCACCCACTACCTGGAGGAGCTCCCGCCCAGCACCACGCACGCCTTCCTGCTCAAGGAGGGCCGCGAGCTGGCCTCCGGACCCGTCGACGGCGTACTCACCCCGGACAACCTGACGCTCTGCTACGGGCGTCCCGTTCACGTCGCCCGCCACGACGGCCGGTGGTACGCCCGCTCGGGCCGCTGA
- a CDS encoding enoyl-CoA hydratase/isomerase family protein: protein MRDGPFRCAEPEERSRPINSYKTLLVTLESSVLTVQLNIPESDNAISGQVLDDLLDVLFSAEADPGIRVLVLTGAGDDFSVGGDRTEFSTLLSEDPTGEALSALLSKAERLCDALRATELVTIARLHGQVIGAGLGLAVLCDLRVGADNCRFRMPELGLGVPPAWGGILPRLLREGGQPEVRELLLTCAAFDAAKAKELSLLNKVVPVDQLDSAVRQWSKPLTRRSPLALRMTKKALNSYANTAQLAVGSSFDTALLTAVLSSRELTRRP, encoded by the coding sequence CTGAGGGACGGTCCTTTTCGATGCGCAGAGCCTGAAGAAAGAAGTAGACCCATCAACAGCTACAAGACACTCCTCGTCACGCTCGAATCTTCCGTTCTCACCGTTCAGTTGAATATTCCCGAGTCCGACAACGCCATATCGGGGCAGGTTCTCGACGATCTCCTCGACGTCCTGTTCTCCGCAGAGGCCGATCCCGGTATTCGTGTGCTGGTGCTCACCGGCGCCGGGGACGACTTCAGCGTGGGAGGGGACCGCACCGAGTTCTCGACGCTTCTCTCGGAGGATCCGACGGGCGAGGCGCTCAGCGCGCTCCTGTCCAAGGCGGAGCGACTGTGCGATGCCCTCAGGGCGACCGAGCTGGTGACCATCGCGCGGCTGCACGGGCAGGTGATCGGTGCGGGTCTGGGACTGGCGGTGCTCTGCGATCTCAGGGTGGGGGCGGACAACTGCCGTTTCCGTATGCCCGAACTGGGGCTGGGTGTTCCGCCGGCGTGGGGCGGAATCCTCCCCCGGCTGCTGCGGGAAGGGGGACAGCCCGAAGTCCGTGAACTGCTGCTGACCTGCGCCGCCTTCGACGCCGCGAAGGCGAAGGAGCTGTCCCTGCTGAACAAGGTCGTTCCGGTGGACCAGCTCGACTCGGCCGTCAGGCAATGGAGCAAGCCGCTGACCAGGCGTTCGCCGCTGGCGCTGCGTATGACCAAGAAGGCGCTGAACTCCTACGCCAACACGGCCCAGCTGGCCGTCGGGTCGTCCTTCGACACGGCGCTTCTGACGGCGGTGCTGTCCAGCCGGGAGCTGACGCGCCGGCCCTGA
- a CDS encoding tetratricopeptide repeat protein: MYGKAFAPEYQGALTTLSVNSSLTDVLAEGIDKLREAERSGNPAEAARCGLAVAEAYRRLGKVREADQAWKASYRTAREAGDTAAMAWALWSGGTLARQRGAFPLAWRLLGLAAELGEQAGDIVCRGYSLAGLAETGRIQGDYAAVGRLHEQLLAEARRRGEARHTVWALEGIAQMHRNTGDWDRAYELFEEAAEIAERAEDRRGHAWALRGLADILSVRDKDTEQALELLARAEAGCRAMNLSSALAYNHKMQGNVLYRAGRHAQARQMYELALTEFRAMSEPRGEALARLGLAKTHARLGRHRDETAAELAELARSLEGGGLKHVQRLVIRAQEEFAPGAQAVR, translated from the coding sequence ATGTACGGCAAGGCTTTCGCGCCCGAGTACCAGGGCGCCCTGACCACCCTGTCCGTGAACTCCTCCCTGACGGACGTCCTGGCGGAAGGCATCGACAAGCTCCGCGAGGCCGAACGCTCCGGCAACCCCGCCGAGGCCGCCCGCTGCGGACTCGCCGTGGCCGAGGCGTACCGGCGCCTGGGGAAGGTCCGGGAAGCCGACCAGGCGTGGAAGGCGAGCTACCGCACCGCCCGGGAGGCCGGCGACACCGCCGCGATGGCATGGGCCCTGTGGAGCGGCGGCACCCTCGCCCGCCAGCGCGGAGCGTTCCCGCTGGCCTGGCGGCTGCTCGGCCTCGCGGCCGAACTCGGCGAACAGGCGGGCGACATCGTCTGCCGGGGCTACTCCCTGGCCGGACTCGCGGAGACCGGCCGCATCCAGGGCGACTACGCCGCGGTCGGCCGCCTCCACGAGCAGCTGCTGGCCGAGGCCCGCCGGCGCGGCGAGGCCCGGCACACGGTCTGGGCCCTGGAGGGCATCGCCCAGATGCACCGCAACACCGGCGACTGGGACCGCGCCTACGAACTCTTCGAAGAGGCCGCGGAGATAGCCGAACGCGCCGAGGACCGGCGCGGCCACGCCTGGGCCCTGCGCGGCCTCGCGGACATCCTCTCGGTACGCGACAAGGACACCGAGCAGGCCCTGGAACTCCTCGCGCGGGCCGAGGCCGGCTGCCGCGCGATGAACCTCTCCAGCGCCCTCGCCTACAACCACAAGATGCAGGGCAACGTCCTCTACCGGGCCGGGCGCCACGCGCAGGCACGGCAGATGTACGAGCTGGCGCTCACCGAGTTCCGCGCGATGAGCGAGCCCCGCGGCGAGGCGCTCGCCCGCCTGGGCCTCGCCAAGACGCACGCGCGGCTCGGCCGGCACCGCGACGAGACGGCGGCCGAACTCGCCGAACTGGCCCGCTCGCTGGAGGGCGGCGGCCTCAAACACGTACAACGGCTGGTGATCCGTGCCCAGGAGGAGTTCGCACCGGGCGCGCAGGCCGTACGGTGA
- a CDS encoding polyprenyl synthetase family protein has protein sequence MTALHAPPAAPEVLARCTALVRPALREAVDRLHPWTAEMAAYSFGWCEVGGAPATTPGGKGVRQALAILGARAAGTDGRAGIPAAVAVELVHTFSLLHDDIMDGDAMRRRRPAVWKAYGTGPAVLAGDALFALAVETLAAVPQGARAVRLLSGALTDLVRGQADDLLSTTRPFTGRDRVTVEEYRATAEAKTGALLGCACALGALLGGADEDTTEALDRAGRHLGIAFQLVDDVLGIWGDPAVTGKPAGGDLREGKKTYPVLAALASPAGRTLPGLLNSPGRTAQAADLIERAGGRTAALAEARTHTATARTLLTRAPLATGAAQDLLTVLDFLVGREL, from the coding sequence GTGACCGCGCTCCACGCCCCGCCCGCGGCCCCCGAAGTCCTCGCCCGCTGCACCGCGCTGGTGCGCCCGGCCCTGCGCGAGGCGGTGGACCGGCTGCACCCGTGGACGGCCGAGATGGCCGCCTACTCCTTCGGCTGGTGCGAGGTGGGCGGCGCACCCGCCACCACACCCGGCGGCAAGGGCGTACGGCAGGCACTGGCGATCCTCGGCGCACGCGCGGCGGGCACCGACGGCCGCGCCGGGATCCCCGCCGCGGTCGCCGTGGAACTGGTGCACACCTTCTCCCTCCTGCACGACGACATCATGGACGGCGACGCGATGCGGCGCCGCCGCCCCGCCGTGTGGAAGGCGTACGGCACCGGCCCCGCGGTCCTGGCCGGCGACGCCCTGTTCGCCCTGGCGGTGGAGACCCTCGCCGCCGTGCCGCAAGGCGCCCGCGCCGTACGCCTGCTGTCGGGGGCGCTCACCGACCTGGTGCGCGGACAGGCCGACGACCTGCTGTCCACCACCCGCCCGTTCACCGGCCGGGACCGGGTGACGGTCGAGGAGTACCGGGCGACGGCGGAGGCGAAGACCGGCGCCCTGCTGGGCTGCGCCTGCGCGCTGGGCGCCCTGCTCGGCGGAGCGGACGAGGACACCACCGAGGCGCTGGACCGGGCCGGACGCCATCTCGGCATCGCCTTCCAGCTGGTCGACGACGTCCTCGGCATCTGGGGCGACCCCGCCGTCACCGGCAAGCCCGCGGGCGGCGACCTGCGGGAGGGCAAGAAGACCTACCCGGTCCTGGCCGCCCTGGCCTCCCCGGCCGGCCGCACGCTGCCCGGCCTGCTGAACTCGCCGGGGCGGACGGCGCAGGCCGCCGACCTGATCGAGCGGGCCGGCGGCCGAACGGCGGCCCTGGCCGAGGCCCGCACCCACACGGCCACCGCCCGCACCCTGCTGACCCGCGCCCCCCTGGCCACCGGGGCCGCGCAGGACCTGCTCACGGTGCTGGACTTCCTGGTCGGCCGCGAACTGTAG
- a CDS encoding response regulator, with amino-acid sequence MAAAAAIRPYDVLLVEDDVADAMLIQDALSERGARNLTQVPDGVAALDYLRDPDNARPDLIVLDLNMPRMNGREFLAVVKEDAALRTIPVVVLTTSAAPDDVSGAYSHHANAYVTKPVNLEEFEAAVRSIDTFYLDVAVKPPKE; translated from the coding sequence ATGGCTGCCGCCGCCGCTATCCGCCCCTATGACGTGCTGCTGGTCGAGGACGACGTCGCCGACGCGATGCTCATCCAGGACGCCCTCTCCGAGCGCGGAGCCCGCAACCTGACCCAGGTCCCCGACGGCGTCGCCGCCCTGGACTACCTGCGCGACCCGGACAACGCGCGCCCCGATCTGATCGTGCTCGATCTCAACATGCCGCGCATGAACGGCCGCGAGTTCCTCGCCGTGGTCAAGGAGGATGCCGCGCTGCGCACCATCCCGGTCGTCGTGCTGACCACCTCCGCCGCCCCCGACGACGTCTCCGGCGCCTACAGCCACCACGCGAACGCCTACGTCACCAAGCCGGTCAACCTGGAGGAGTTCGAGGCGGCGGTCCGCAGCATCGACACCTTCTACCTGGACGTCGCCGTCAAGCCCCCCAAGGAGTAA
- a CDS encoding fused response regulator/phosphatase, which produces MTEHVAGRTQPFRLLLVEDDDGDALLVEELLYDTGLPYDLTRCRTAAEARQALRTDPVDCVLLDLHLPDASGVDTVQAIQPDADAAVIVLTGLDEPRAGVDALAAGAQDYLVKGQVQPDLMQRAVRYAVQRKQAERANAALQIGRLRAEENARLERGLLPEPLLSSTVVTASSRYYPGRAQALLGGDFLDVVQTDDGQVHAVIGDVSGHGPDAAALGVCLRIAWRALTLGGHRDQELLGLLEQVHIAERADSDLFTTCTLITLDPDSRVLTLHLAGHHEPLLVTAKGTQEVDAAHGVALGIAPGLGRWPATTLTLPPRGALIAYTDGLVEGFADSTGARLGVEGLLRIIDTIPSPDPGTHLDELIARTRTLNADRHTDDLAVLRLDWTDTSAPAL; this is translated from the coding sequence GTGACCGAACACGTCGCAGGCCGCACGCAGCCGTTCCGTCTCCTCCTGGTCGAGGACGACGACGGAGACGCCCTCCTCGTCGAAGAGCTCCTCTACGACACCGGCCTGCCCTACGACCTCACGCGCTGCCGCACGGCCGCCGAAGCACGCCAGGCGCTCAGGACGGACCCCGTCGACTGCGTCCTGCTCGACCTGCACCTGCCCGACGCCTCCGGCGTGGACACGGTCCAGGCGATCCAGCCGGACGCCGACGCCGCGGTCATCGTCCTCACCGGCCTGGACGAACCCCGCGCGGGAGTCGACGCGCTCGCCGCCGGCGCCCAGGACTACCTCGTCAAGGGCCAGGTCCAGCCCGACCTCATGCAGCGCGCCGTCCGCTACGCCGTCCAGCGAAAGCAGGCCGAACGCGCCAACGCCGCCCTGCAGATCGGACGCCTGCGGGCCGAGGAGAACGCCCGCCTGGAACGCGGCCTGCTCCCCGAACCCCTCCTGTCCTCCACCGTCGTCACCGCCTCCAGCCGCTACTACCCCGGCCGGGCGCAGGCCCTCCTGGGCGGTGACTTCCTCGACGTCGTGCAGACCGACGACGGGCAGGTGCACGCCGTGATCGGAGACGTCAGCGGCCACGGCCCCGACGCCGCCGCGCTCGGCGTCTGCCTGCGCATCGCCTGGCGCGCGCTCACCCTCGGCGGGCACCGCGACCAGGAACTGCTCGGCCTGCTGGAACAGGTCCACATCGCCGAACGCGCCGACAGCGACCTGTTCACCACCTGCACCCTCATCACCCTGGACCCGGACAGCCGCGTCCTCACCCTGCACCTGGCCGGCCACCACGAGCCCCTCCTCGTCACCGCCAAGGGCACCCAGGAGGTCGACGCGGCCCACGGGGTCGCCCTCGGCATCGCCCCCGGACTGGGCAGATGGCCCGCCACCACCCTCACCCTGCCGCCCCGGGGCGCGCTCATCGCCTACACCGACGGCCTGGTCGAAGGCTTCGCGGACAGCACCGGCGCCCGGCTCGGCGTGGAGGGCCTGCTGCGGATCATCGACACGATCCCCTCACCGGACCCCGGCACCCACCTCGACGAGCTCATCGCCCGGACCCGCACGCTCAACGCGGACCGGCACACCGACGACCTCGCCGTCCTGCGCCTGGACTGGACCGACACCTCGGCGCCCGCCCTCTGA
- a CDS encoding sensor histidine kinase codes for MRTAQNSEPPQDEGVFSRWTTRRWLRAGVFVTLIVLAVLGSLGGWAMWRTSQITSELVNRRSPALIEAMRVEQALVNQETGIRGYGLSGRSDFLQPYTQGMADEKSALRRLRPLVGDDARASADLAETERLAGAWQQRIARPVSAASPRDAVKLATERTGQGKAAFDALRKALTRQQAHLQDERASATGDLRRAVTLRNWVFAVIAVVIALVAVLVFEGLRRGITGPLSRLGTDAREVAQGRFERSITGTGPADLRQLAADVESMRGRLLKELQFSEASRVLLDEQAADLKRSNTELEQFAYVASHDLQEPLRKVSSFTQLLQRRYGGQLDEKADQYIAFAVDGANRMQNLINDLLAFSRVGRQYNDHQRVDLEALLDRALDNLSVTVEETGAEITHDALPTVVGDPTQLGMLWQNLLSNAVKFRSPDRPPRIHVSASREDDTWNFAVGDNGIGIAPEFREKVFVLFQRLHTKDAYPGTGIGLAMCKKVVEFHGGRIRIDAGHAPGTRISFTLPAADDSAPADSQRKTQP; via the coding sequence ATGCGAACCGCACAGAACAGTGAGCCGCCCCAGGACGAGGGCGTCTTCTCCCGCTGGACGACCCGGCGCTGGCTGCGAGCCGGAGTCTTTGTCACGCTGATCGTCCTGGCCGTCCTGGGCTCGCTGGGCGGCTGGGCGATGTGGCGTACGTCGCAGATCACCTCGGAGCTGGTGAACCGGCGCTCGCCGGCCCTCATCGAGGCGATGCGGGTGGAACAGGCCCTGGTCAACCAGGAGACCGGGATCCGCGGCTACGGGCTGTCGGGCCGCTCGGACTTCCTCCAGCCCTACACGCAGGGCATGGCCGACGAGAAGAGCGCTCTGCGCCGGCTGCGTCCGCTGGTCGGGGACGACGCCCGGGCGAGCGCCGACCTGGCCGAGACCGAGAGGCTGGCCGGTGCCTGGCAGCAGCGCATAGCGCGGCCCGTCTCGGCGGCCTCCCCCCGGGACGCCGTGAAGCTCGCCACCGAGCGGACGGGGCAGGGCAAGGCCGCGTTCGACGCGCTGCGCAAGGCCCTGACGCGCCAGCAGGCGCACCTCCAGGACGAGCGGGCGTCGGCCACCGGTGACCTGCGCCGGGCCGTCACCCTGCGCAACTGGGTGTTCGCCGTCATCGCCGTCGTCATCGCCCTGGTGGCGGTGCTGGTCTTCGAGGGGCTGCGCCGGGGCATCACCGGGCCGCTGAGCCGGCTCGGCACGGACGCCCGTGAGGTGGCGCAGGGCCGCTTCGAGCGCTCCATCACCGGCACCGGCCCCGCCGACCTGCGCCAGCTGGCCGCGGACGTCGAGTCGATGCGCGGGCGCCTGCTGAAGGAGCTCCAGTTCAGCGAGGCGTCCCGCGTCCTGCTGGACGAGCAGGCGGCGGATCTCAAGCGGTCCAACACGGAGCTGGAGCAGTTCGCCTACGTCGCCTCCCACGACCTGCAGGAACCGCTGCGCAAGGTGTCCAGCTTCACCCAGCTGCTGCAGCGCCGTTACGGCGGCCAGCTGGACGAGAAGGCCGACCAGTACATCGCCTTCGCGGTCGACGGCGCCAACCGCATGCAGAACCTGATCAACGACCTGCTGGCCTTCTCCCGGGTCGGCCGCCAGTACAACGACCACCAGCGGGTCGACCTCGAGGCGCTGCTGGACAGGGCCCTGGACAACCTCAGCGTGACCGTGGAGGAGACCGGCGCCGAGATCACCCACGACGCCCTTCCCACCGTCGTGGGGGACCCGACCCAGCTCGGCATGCTCTGGCAGAACCTGCTGTCCAACGCGGTCAAGTTCCGCAGCCCCGACCGCCCGCCCCGCATCCACGTCAGCGCCTCCCGGGAGGACGACACCTGGAACTTCGCGGTCGGCGACAACGGCATCGGCATCGCTCCCGAGTTCCGCGAGAAGGTCTTCGTCCTCTTCCAGCGGCTGCACACCAAGGACGCCTACCCCGGCACCGGCATCGGCCTGGCGATGTGCAAGAAGGTCGTGGAGTTCCACGGGGGCAGGATCCGCATCGACGCCGGCCACGCGCCGGGCACCCGCATCTCCTTCACCCTCCCCGCCGCCGACGACAGCGCCCCGGCGGACTCGCAGAGAAAGACGCAGCCGTGA